A single window of Candoia aspera isolate rCanAsp1 chromosome 3, rCanAsp1.hap2, whole genome shotgun sequence DNA harbors:
- the LOC134494748 gene encoding mas-related G-protein coupled receptor member H-like encodes MNSSLGDRDAFAKYYGYHNTNDSYRYAEKTIYSELGWIILICLILITCCTGFVGNGYVIWLLGFQIKRNAFTTFVLNLAIADFGFLILTALRYINKATDITEDYIFNFICAFFYQIMYINSHFLLTAISIDRCVSVLFPIWHRCSQPKYLSPAVCALLWIFSFLLGGIHNIMLFMGVFEYYHLPSLHYLVTAVLCLPSIAVSTVILFIKIGLKSKQKKRGRLLLMILITLLCYLILAFPLNVSRVLVWHFRIRTSPRLPFLIIMLCSCLNSSINPVIYFLFGRRKQAQSKEGLKIILQKVFKEGEAPGATEKSSNPAPLHFFLRNLE; translated from the coding sequence ATGAACTCCAGCCTGGGAGATCGGGATGCTTTTGCAAAATATTATGGATACCACAATACCAATGACTCATATAGGTATGCGGAAAAGACAATCTATTCTGAATTAGGATGGATTATTTtgatatgccttattttaattacCTGTTGTACTGGATTTGTGGGCAATGGATACGTCATCTGGCTACTTGGCTTCCAGATAAAGAGGAACGCTTTCACCACATTCGTCCTTAATTTGGCCATTGCTGACTTTGGGTTCCTTATACTTACAGCTCTGCGTTACATCAACAAAGCTACTGATATTACAGAAGACTATATTTTCAACTTTATCTGTGCATTTTTCTACCAGATCATGTACATCAATAGTCACTTTCTTCTGACAGCCATCAGCATCGACCGGTGTGTGTCTGTCCTCTTCCCAATCTGGCATCGCTGCTCCCAGCCAAAATATTTGTCCCCTGCTGTGTGTGCCCTCCTCTggatcttctccttcctcctgggTGGAATTCACAACATTATGCTATTCATGGGAGTTTTTGAATATTACCACCTCCCTAGTCTCCATTACCTGGTGACTGCTGTGCTTTGCCTGCCATCGATCGCAGTCTCTACTGTGATTCTTTTCATCAAAATAGGTCTTAAATCCAAACAGAAAAAACGGGGACGGCTTTTACTGATGATCTTAATTACTCTTCTCTGTTATctcatccttgcttttccattaaATGTCTCTAGGGTGCTTGTTTGGCATTTTAGAATCAGAACTTCCCCTAGACTGCCATTTTTGATTATTATGCTGTGTTCCTGCCTCAACAGTAGTATTAATCCAGTGATCTATTTtttgtttgggagaaggaagcaagCTCAATCCAAGGAGGGCCTGAAGATCATTTTGCAAAAGGTCTTCAAAGAAGGGGAAGCTCCTGGAGCGACAGAGAAGAGTTCAAATCCAGCTCCTCTGCATTTCTTTCTGAGGAATCTTGAATAA
- the LOC134494747 gene encoding mas-related G-protein coupled receptor member H-like yields the protein MDAEGESVEVEDSGADSTLAIGKASDVGFIPPGIPWVILVSFLYITYISGLFLVTAISIDRCVSVLFPIWHRCSRPRYLSPAVCALLWIFCFILGGIQNILEPVSERDINYLHCLVTAVVCFPLITTSAVILFIKISLKSKQKKRGRLLVMIFISLLCFLILTVPLYITVVIDIFFDNSYFFGFPEFDYYFNLCACLNSSVNPVIYFLVGRKKQCQSKESLKVIFQRLFKEG from the exons ATGGATGCAGAAGGCGAATCTGTGGAGGTAGAAGACTCTggtgctgattccactctggctataGGCAAGGCTTCCGACGTAG GTTTTATACCACCAGGAATTCCCTGGGTGATCCTTGTATCATTCTTGTACATCACATATATCAGTGGTCTATTTCTTGTGACAGCCATCAGCATCGACCGGTGTGTGTCTGTCCTCTTCCCAATCTGGCATCGCTGCTCCCGGCCAAGATACTTGTCCCCTGCTGTGTGCGCCCTCCTGTGGATCTTCTGTTTCATCCTGGGAGGAATTCAGAACATTCTGGAACCTGTATCTGAACGTGATATCAACTATCTTCATTGCCTCGTGACTGCCGTGGTTTGCTTCCCACTGATCACAACCTCTGCTGTGATCCTATTCATCAAAATCAGCCTTAAATCCAAACAGAAAAAACGGGGAAGACTTTTAGTGATGATTTTTATTAGTCTTCTCTGTTTCCTTATTCTTACTGTTCCATTATATATCACTGTGGTCATTGATATTTTTTTTGACAACAGTTATTTCTTTGGATTTCCTGAGTTTGATTACTATTTTAATCTGTGTGCCTGCCTCAACAGTAGTGTTAACCCAGTGATCTATTTTCTGGTTGGGAGAAAGAAACAATGTCAATCCAAGGAAAGCCTGAAGGTCATTTTTCAAAGACTCTTCAAGGAAGGTTAA